In one Ictalurus punctatus breed USDA103 chromosome 19, Coco_2.0, whole genome shotgun sequence genomic region, the following are encoded:
- the LOC108279581 gene encoding NLR family CARD domain-containing protein 3 isoform X1, which produces METPDLDTDNLSPPSKTCKHQGKGSESPAPSCISMKSDQSRELPLEFKDGDSSLLHSSRVCSGCQCGVSHVPPLSVVPQKAGDRIRKIIRDTGHDQESAAVKEFQKEFKLNLMKKFQCLNGVIINLGNQTLLNEIYTELYITEGDSGDVNDEHEVSQIEAASRRTTTEDTPIKCNDIFKPLSEQNEPIRTVLTKGVAGIGKTVSVQKFILDWAEGKTNQDIHLIFPLPFRELNLMKDQKLSLIELLHFCFNETKETEMSRLEKVLFIFDGLDECSFPLDFQNTVRVCDVTESASVHVLLINLIKGNLLPSALIWITSRPAAADQIPSECVHRVTEVRGFNDPQKEEYFRKRISDQSLANNIVTHLKSLRSLYIMCHIPVFCCISATVLERMLGEAESGEIPKTLTQMYTHFLIIQTNIIREKYSKKQESDEEMLLKLGQLAFQQLKKGNLIFYEEDLRACGIDVREAAVYSGVCTQIFREEFGLHQSKVYCFVHLSIQEHLAALYVHLTFMMEKRNALSQYQFFERGMRNNTISDVHKSAIDQTLESQTGHLDLFLRFLLGLSLKSNQNLLKALVTQTGSSSQSIEETDQYIIKKISEDLPTEKSINLFHCLNELGDDSLVEEIQHYLKSGKQSELSSSQWSALVFVLLTSAQELEEFDLSKYYSTDKIPVTVLLKLIPVIAASRKAIIRCDSLEVKSWSGLVSALSSETSNLRELHLSVKTLNLSWNKLGDSGLKSLCAVLEDPHCKVEILRLRNCGVSDEGCAALTSALRSNPSHLRELDLCCNNVGDSGVKCLSAVLENPHCKLEALGLCNCGVSDKGCAALTSALSSNPSHLRQLELSFNTVGDSGVKSLSAVLESPHCKLEILRLFKCGVSDEGCAALTSALRSNPSHLRELNLSENIIGDSGKKLLCALKDDEHYKLQTLM; this is translated from the exons ctccagggtctgcAGTGGCTGtcagtgtggagtttcacatgttcccCCCTTGTCTGT TGTTCCACAAAAGGCAGGAGACAGAATAAGAAAGATCATCAGAGATACAGG ACACGACCAAGAATCTGCTGCTGTGAAAGAATTCCAGAAAGAGTTCAAATTAAATCTGATGAAGAAGTTTCAGTGTTTGAATGGAGTGATAATAAACCTGGGAAACCAAACActcctgaatgagatctacacagagctctacatcacagagggagacagtggAGATGTCAAtgatgaacatgaggtgagccAGATCGAGGCAGCATCCAggagaacaacaacagaggacACACCAATCAAATGCAATGACATCTTTAAGCCCTTATCTGAACAAAATGAAcccatcagaactgtgctgacAAAGGGAGTCGCTGGCAtcggaaaaacagtctctgtgcagaagttcattctggactgggctgaagggaaaACAAATCAGGACATCCACCTCATATTTccacttcctttcagagagctgaatctgatgaaggaCCAGAAACTGAGTCTGATTGAGCTCCttcatttctgttttaatgaaacaaaagaaacagaaatgtccagGTTAGAAAAGGTTCTGTTCATTTTCGACGGATTGGACGAGTGTAGTTTTCCTCTGGATTTCCAGaatacagtgagagtgtgtgatgttactgaatcagcatcagtgcatgtgctgctgataaacctgatcaaagggaatctgcttccctctgctctcatctggatcacctcccgaccagcagcagctgatcaaatcccctctgagtgtgtccatcgagtcacagaggtacgagggttcaatgacccacagaaggaggagtacttcaggaagagaatcagtgatcagagcctggccaataacatcgtcacacacctgaagtcattaagaagcctctacatcatgtgccacatcccagtcttctgctgcatttcagccactgttctagagagaatgttgggtgaagcagagagtggagagatccccaaaactctgactcaaatgtacacacacttcctcatcatTCAGACAAACATCATAAGAGAAAAGTACTCAAAGAAGcaggagagtgatgaagaaaTGCTTCTTAAACTGGGACAGCTGGCTTTTCAGCAACTGAAGAAAGggaacctgatcttctatgaggaagacctgagagcgtgtggcattgatgtgagagaagcagcagtgtactcaggtgtgtgtacgcagatcttcagagaggagtttgggcttcaccagagtaaagtgTACTGCTTTGTTCATCTGAGCATTCAGGAGCACCTCGCAGCTCTGTATGTGCACCTGACATTCATGATGGAAAAGAGAAATGCTCTTAGTCAGTATCAGTTCTTTGAAAGAGGAATGAGAAACAATACAATCTCAGATGTACACAAGAGTGCTATAGATCAGACCTTAGAAAGTCAGACTGGACATCTAGATCTTTTCCTTCGCtttcttctgggtctctcactgaaGTCCAATCAGAATCTATTAAAGGCCTTAGTAACACAGACAGGAAGTAGCTCCCAGAGCATAGAGGAAACAGATCAGTACATTATCAAGAAGATCAGTGAAGATCTTCCTACAgaaaaatccatcaatctgttccactgtctgaatgaactgggtGATGATTCTCTAGTGGAGGAAATCCAACACTAcctgaaatctggaaaacaaagtgaactctcttcttcacagtggtctgctctggtgtttgtgttactgacatCAGCACAGGAGCTGGAAGAGTTTGACCTGAGTAAATATTACAGTACAGATAAGATACCAGTAACTGTTCTTCTGAAGCTGATCCCTGTGATTGCAGCCTCTAGAAAAGCAAT TATCAGGTGTGATTCACTTGAAGTGAAAAGTTGGTCAGGTCTGGTCTCAGCACTCAGCTCAGAAACCTCCAATCTGAGAGAACTGCATCTGTCAGTGAAAACACTGAATCTGTCCTGGAataaactaggagactcaggactGAAGAGTCTCTGTGCTGTACTGGAGGATCCTCACTGTAAagtggagatactgag gttACGTAattgtggtgtctcagatgaaggctgtgctgctctgacttcagctctgagatcaaacccctcacacctgagagaactggatctgtgctgtaataatgtaggagactcaggagtgaagtgtctttctgctgtactggagaatcctcactgtaaactggaggcACTggg GTTGTGCAATTGTGGTGTCTCAGAtaaaggctgtgctgctctgacttcagctctgagttcaaacccctcacacctgagacaaCTGGAGCTGTCATTTAATACTGTAGgtgactcaggagtgaagagtctatctgctgtactggagagtcctcactgtaaactggagatactgag GTTGTTTAAgtgtggtgtctcagatgaaggctgtgctgctctgacttcagctctgagatcaaacccctcacacctgagagaactgaatctgtcTGAAAATATAATAGGAGACTCAGGAAAGAAGCTGCTTTGTGCACTTAAGGATGATGAACATTACAAACTACAGACACTGATGTGA
- the LOC108279581 gene encoding NLR family CARD domain-containing protein 3 isoform X3: METPDLDTDNLSPPSKTCKHQGKGSESPAPSCISMKSDQSRELPLEFKDGDSSLLHSSRVCSGCQCGVSHVPPLSVVPQKAGDRIRKIIRDTGHDQESAAVKEFQKEFKLNLMKKFQCLNGVIINLGNQTLLNEIYTELYITEGDSGDVNDEHEVSQIEAASRRTTTEDTPIKCNDIFKPLSEQNEPIRTVLTKGVAGIGKTVSVQKFILDWAEGKTNQDIHLIFPLPFRELNLMKDQKLSLIELLHFCFNETKETEMSRLEKVLFIFDGLDECSFPLDFQNTVRVCDVTESASVHVLLINLIKGNLLPSALIWITSRPAAADQIPSECVHRVTEVRGFNDPQKEEYFRKRISDQSLANNIVTHLKSLRSLYIMCHIPVFCCISATVLERMLGEAESGEIPKTLTQMYTHFLIIQTNIIREKYSKKQESDEEMLLKLGQLAFQQLKKGNLIFYEEDLRACGIDVREAAVYSGVCTQIFREEFGLHQSKVYCFVHLSIQEHLAALYVHLTFMMEKRNALSQYQFFERGMRNNTISDVHKSAIDQTLESQTGHLDLFLRFLLGLSLKSNQNLLKALVTQTGSSSQSIEETDQYIIKKISEDLPTEKSINLFHCLNELGDDSLVEEIQHYLKSGKQSELSSSQWSALVFVLLTSAQELEEFDLSKYYSTDKIPVTVLLKLIPVIAASRKAIIRCDSLEVKSWSGLVSALSSETSNLRELHLSVKTLNLSWNKLGDSGLKSLCAVLEDPHCKVEILRLRNCGVSDEGCAALTSALRSNPSHLRELDLCCNNVGDSGVKCLSAVLENPHCKLEALGLCNCGVSDKGCAALTSALSSNPSHLRQLELSFNTVGDSGVKSLSAVLESPHCKLEILRKTQAQSSCKDHTKSTTWKRNQSEKAKDLQKSLELTEVSVHVSTLRKHTEQ; the protein is encoded by the exons ctccagggtctgcAGTGGCTGtcagtgtggagtttcacatgttcccCCCTTGTCTGT TGTTCCACAAAAGGCAGGAGACAGAATAAGAAAGATCATCAGAGATACAGG ACACGACCAAGAATCTGCTGCTGTGAAAGAATTCCAGAAAGAGTTCAAATTAAATCTGATGAAGAAGTTTCAGTGTTTGAATGGAGTGATAATAAACCTGGGAAACCAAACActcctgaatgagatctacacagagctctacatcacagagggagacagtggAGATGTCAAtgatgaacatgaggtgagccAGATCGAGGCAGCATCCAggagaacaacaacagaggacACACCAATCAAATGCAATGACATCTTTAAGCCCTTATCTGAACAAAATGAAcccatcagaactgtgctgacAAAGGGAGTCGCTGGCAtcggaaaaacagtctctgtgcagaagttcattctggactgggctgaagggaaaACAAATCAGGACATCCACCTCATATTTccacttcctttcagagagctgaatctgatgaaggaCCAGAAACTGAGTCTGATTGAGCTCCttcatttctgttttaatgaaacaaaagaaacagaaatgtccagGTTAGAAAAGGTTCTGTTCATTTTCGACGGATTGGACGAGTGTAGTTTTCCTCTGGATTTCCAGaatacagtgagagtgtgtgatgttactgaatcagcatcagtgcatgtgctgctgataaacctgatcaaagggaatctgcttccctctgctctcatctggatcacctcccgaccagcagcagctgatcaaatcccctctgagtgtgtccatcgagtcacagaggtacgagggttcaatgacccacagaaggaggagtacttcaggaagagaatcagtgatcagagcctggccaataacatcgtcacacacctgaagtcattaagaagcctctacatcatgtgccacatcccagtcttctgctgcatttcagccactgttctagagagaatgttgggtgaagcagagagtggagagatccccaaaactctgactcaaatgtacacacacttcctcatcatTCAGACAAACATCATAAGAGAAAAGTACTCAAAGAAGcaggagagtgatgaagaaaTGCTTCTTAAACTGGGACAGCTGGCTTTTCAGCAACTGAAGAAAGggaacctgatcttctatgaggaagacctgagagcgtgtggcattgatgtgagagaagcagcagtgtactcaggtgtgtgtacgcagatcttcagagaggagtttgggcttcaccagagtaaagtgTACTGCTTTGTTCATCTGAGCATTCAGGAGCACCTCGCAGCTCTGTATGTGCACCTGACATTCATGATGGAAAAGAGAAATGCTCTTAGTCAGTATCAGTTCTTTGAAAGAGGAATGAGAAACAATACAATCTCAGATGTACACAAGAGTGCTATAGATCAGACCTTAGAAAGTCAGACTGGACATCTAGATCTTTTCCTTCGCtttcttctgggtctctcactgaaGTCCAATCAGAATCTATTAAAGGCCTTAGTAACACAGACAGGAAGTAGCTCCCAGAGCATAGAGGAAACAGATCAGTACATTATCAAGAAGATCAGTGAAGATCTTCCTACAgaaaaatccatcaatctgttccactgtctgaatgaactgggtGATGATTCTCTAGTGGAGGAAATCCAACACTAcctgaaatctggaaaacaaagtgaactctcttcttcacagtggtctgctctggtgtttgtgttactgacatCAGCACAGGAGCTGGAAGAGTTTGACCTGAGTAAATATTACAGTACAGATAAGATACCAGTAACTGTTCTTCTGAAGCTGATCCCTGTGATTGCAGCCTCTAGAAAAGCAAT TATCAGGTGTGATTCACTTGAAGTGAAAAGTTGGTCAGGTCTGGTCTCAGCACTCAGCTCAGAAACCTCCAATCTGAGAGAACTGCATCTGTCAGTGAAAACACTGAATCTGTCCTGGAataaactaggagactcaggactGAAGAGTCTCTGTGCTGTACTGGAGGATCCTCACTGTAAagtggagatactgag gttACGTAattgtggtgtctcagatgaaggctgtgctgctctgacttcagctctgagatcaaacccctcacacctgagagaactggatctgtgctgtaataatgtaggagactcaggagtgaagtgtctttctgctgtactggagaatcctcactgtaaactggaggcACTggg GTTGTGCAATTGTGGTGTCTCAGAtaaaggctgtgctgctctgacttcagctctgagttcaaacccctcacacctgagacaaCTGGAGCTGTCATTTAATACTGTAGgtgactcaggagtgaagagtctatctgctgtactggagagtcctcactgtaaactggagatactgag AAAAACACAGGCACAGTCGTCCTGCAAAGAtcacaccaagagcacaacatGGAAGAGAAACCAAAGTGAAAAAgcaaaagacctgcagaaaTCTCTAGAACTCACTGAAGTCTCTGTTCACGTGTCCACTTTAAGAAAACACACTGAACAATAA
- the LOC108279581 gene encoding NLR family CARD domain-containing protein 3 isoform X2 — translation METPDLDTDNLSPPSKTCKHQGKGSESPAPSCISMKSDQSRELPLEFKDGDSSLLHSSRVCSGCQCGVSHVPPLSVVPQKAGDRIRKIIRDTGHDQESAAVKEFQKEFKLNLMKKFQCLNGVIINLGNQTLLNEIYTELYITEGDSGDVNDEHEVSQIEAASRRTTTEDTPIKCNDIFKPLSEQNEPIRTVLTKGVAGIGKTVSVQKFILDWAEGKTNQDIHLIFPLPFRELNLMKDQKLSLIELLHFCFNETKETEMSRLEKVLFIFDGLDECSFPLDFQNTVRVCDVTESASVHVLLINLIKGNLLPSALIWITSRPAAADQIPSECVHRVTEVRGFNDPQKEEYFRKRISDQSLANNIVTHLKSLRSLYIMCHIPVFCCISATVLERMLGEAESGEIPKTLTQMYTHFLIIQTNIIREKYSKKQESDEEMLLKLGQLAFQQLKKGNLIFYEEDLRACGIDVREAAVYSGVCTQIFREEFGLHQSKVYCFVHLSIQEHLAALYVHLTFMMEKRNALSQYQFFERGMRNNTISDVHKSAIDQTLESQTGHLDLFLRFLLGLSLKSNQNLLKALVTQTGSSSQSIEETDQYIIKKISEDLPTEKSINLFHCLNELGDDSLVEEIQHYLKSGKQSELSSSQWSALVFVLLTSAQELEEFDLSKYYSTDKIPVTVLLKLIPVIAASRKAIIRCDSLEVKSWSGLVSALSSETSNLRELHLSVKTLNLSWNKLGDSGLKSLCAVLEDPHCKVEILRLRNCGVSDEGCAALTSALRSNPSHLRELDLCCNNVGDSGVKCLSAVLENPHCKLEALGLCNCGVSDKGCAALTSALSSNPSHLRQLELSFNTVGDSGVKSLSAVLESPHCKLEILSRKTQAQSSCKDHTKSTTWKRNQSEKAKDLQKSLELTEVSVHVSTLRKHTEQ, via the exons ctccagggtctgcAGTGGCTGtcagtgtggagtttcacatgttcccCCCTTGTCTGT TGTTCCACAAAAGGCAGGAGACAGAATAAGAAAGATCATCAGAGATACAGG ACACGACCAAGAATCTGCTGCTGTGAAAGAATTCCAGAAAGAGTTCAAATTAAATCTGATGAAGAAGTTTCAGTGTTTGAATGGAGTGATAATAAACCTGGGAAACCAAACActcctgaatgagatctacacagagctctacatcacagagggagacagtggAGATGTCAAtgatgaacatgaggtgagccAGATCGAGGCAGCATCCAggagaacaacaacagaggacACACCAATCAAATGCAATGACATCTTTAAGCCCTTATCTGAACAAAATGAAcccatcagaactgtgctgacAAAGGGAGTCGCTGGCAtcggaaaaacagtctctgtgcagaagttcattctggactgggctgaagggaaaACAAATCAGGACATCCACCTCATATTTccacttcctttcagagagctgaatctgatgaaggaCCAGAAACTGAGTCTGATTGAGCTCCttcatttctgttttaatgaaacaaaagaaacagaaatgtccagGTTAGAAAAGGTTCTGTTCATTTTCGACGGATTGGACGAGTGTAGTTTTCCTCTGGATTTCCAGaatacagtgagagtgtgtgatgttactgaatcagcatcagtgcatgtgctgctgataaacctgatcaaagggaatctgcttccctctgctctcatctggatcacctcccgaccagcagcagctgatcaaatcccctctgagtgtgtccatcgagtcacagaggtacgagggttcaatgacccacagaaggaggagtacttcaggaagagaatcagtgatcagagcctggccaataacatcgtcacacacctgaagtcattaagaagcctctacatcatgtgccacatcccagtcttctgctgcatttcagccactgttctagagagaatgttgggtgaagcagagagtggagagatccccaaaactctgactcaaatgtacacacacttcctcatcatTCAGACAAACATCATAAGAGAAAAGTACTCAAAGAAGcaggagagtgatgaagaaaTGCTTCTTAAACTGGGACAGCTGGCTTTTCAGCAACTGAAGAAAGggaacctgatcttctatgaggaagacctgagagcgtgtggcattgatgtgagagaagcagcagtgtactcaggtgtgtgtacgcagatcttcagagaggagtttgggcttcaccagagtaaagtgTACTGCTTTGTTCATCTGAGCATTCAGGAGCACCTCGCAGCTCTGTATGTGCACCTGACATTCATGATGGAAAAGAGAAATGCTCTTAGTCAGTATCAGTTCTTTGAAAGAGGAATGAGAAACAATACAATCTCAGATGTACACAAGAGTGCTATAGATCAGACCTTAGAAAGTCAGACTGGACATCTAGATCTTTTCCTTCGCtttcttctgggtctctcactgaaGTCCAATCAGAATCTATTAAAGGCCTTAGTAACACAGACAGGAAGTAGCTCCCAGAGCATAGAGGAAACAGATCAGTACATTATCAAGAAGATCAGTGAAGATCTTCCTACAgaaaaatccatcaatctgttccactgtctgaatgaactgggtGATGATTCTCTAGTGGAGGAAATCCAACACTAcctgaaatctggaaaacaaagtgaactctcttcttcacagtggtctgctctggtgtttgtgttactgacatCAGCACAGGAGCTGGAAGAGTTTGACCTGAGTAAATATTACAGTACAGATAAGATACCAGTAACTGTTCTTCTGAAGCTGATCCCTGTGATTGCAGCCTCTAGAAAAGCAAT TATCAGGTGTGATTCACTTGAAGTGAAAAGTTGGTCAGGTCTGGTCTCAGCACTCAGCTCAGAAACCTCCAATCTGAGAGAACTGCATCTGTCAGTGAAAACACTGAATCTGTCCTGGAataaactaggagactcaggactGAAGAGTCTCTGTGCTGTACTGGAGGATCCTCACTGTAAagtggagatactgag gttACGTAattgtggtgtctcagatgaaggctgtgctgctctgacttcagctctgagatcaaacccctcacacctgagagaactggatctgtgctgtaataatgtaggagactcaggagtgaagtgtctttctgctgtactggagaatcctcactgtaaactggaggcACTggg GTTGTGCAATTGTGGTGTCTCAGAtaaaggctgtgctgctctgacttcagctctgagttcaaacccctcacacctgagacaaCTGGAGCTGTCATTTAATACTGTAGgtgactcaggagtgaagagtctatctgctgtactggagagtcctcactgtaaactggagatactgag CAGAAAAACACAGGCACAGTCGTCCTGCAAAGAtcacaccaagagcacaacatGGAAGAGAAACCAAAGTGAAAAAgcaaaagacctgcagaaaTCTCTAGAACTCACTGAAGTCTCTGTTCACGTGTCCACTTTAAGAAAACACACTGAACAATAA
- the LOC108279581 gene encoding protein NLRC3 isoform X4 — protein sequence METPDLDTDNLSPPSKTCKHQGKGSESPAPSCISMKSDQSRELPLEFKDGDSSLLHSSRVCSGCQCGVSHVPPLSVVPQKAGDRIRKIIRDTGHDQESAAVKEFQKEFKLNLMKKFQCLNGVIINLGNQTLLNEIYTELYITEGDSGDVNDEHEVSQIEAASRRTTTEDTPIKCNDIFKPLSEQNEPIRTVLTKGVAGIGKTVSVQKFILDWAEGKTNQDIHLIFPLPFRELNLMKDQKLSLIELLHFCFNETKETEMSRLEKVLFIFDGLDECSFPLDFQNTVRVCDVTESASVHVLLINLIKGNLLPSALIWITSRPAAADQIPSECVHRVTEVRGFNDPQKEEYFRKRISDQSLANNIVTHLKSLRSLYIMCHIPVFCCISATVLERMLGEAESGEIPKTLTQMYTHFLIIQTNIIREKYSKKQESDEEMLLKLGQLAFQQLKKGNLIFYEEDLRACGIDVREAAVYSGVCTQIFREEFGLHQSKVYCFVHLSIQEHLAALYVHLTFMMEKRNALSQYQFFERGMRNNTISDVHKSAIDQTLESQTGHLDLFLRFLLGLSLKSNQNLLKALVTQTGSSSQSIEETDQYIIKKISEDLPTEKSINLFHCLNELGDDSLVEEIQHYLKSGKQSELSSSQWSALVFVLLTSAQELEEFDLSKYYSTDKIPVTVLLKLIPVIAASRKAIIRCDSLEVKSWSGLVSALSSETSNLRELHLSVKTLNLSWNKLGDSGLKSLCAVLEDPHCKVEILRLRNCGVSDEGCAALTSALRSNPSHLRELDLCCNNVGDSGVKCLSAVLENPHCKLEALG from the exons ctccagggtctgcAGTGGCTGtcagtgtggagtttcacatgttcccCCCTTGTCTGT TGTTCCACAAAAGGCAGGAGACAGAATAAGAAAGATCATCAGAGATACAGG ACACGACCAAGAATCTGCTGCTGTGAAAGAATTCCAGAAAGAGTTCAAATTAAATCTGATGAAGAAGTTTCAGTGTTTGAATGGAGTGATAATAAACCTGGGAAACCAAACActcctgaatgagatctacacagagctctacatcacagagggagacagtggAGATGTCAAtgatgaacatgaggtgagccAGATCGAGGCAGCATCCAggagaacaacaacagaggacACACCAATCAAATGCAATGACATCTTTAAGCCCTTATCTGAACAAAATGAAcccatcagaactgtgctgacAAAGGGAGTCGCTGGCAtcggaaaaacagtctctgtgcagaagttcattctggactgggctgaagggaaaACAAATCAGGACATCCACCTCATATTTccacttcctttcagagagctgaatctgatgaaggaCCAGAAACTGAGTCTGATTGAGCTCCttcatttctgttttaatgaaacaaaagaaacagaaatgtccagGTTAGAAAAGGTTCTGTTCATTTTCGACGGATTGGACGAGTGTAGTTTTCCTCTGGATTTCCAGaatacagtgagagtgtgtgatgttactgaatcagcatcagtgcatgtgctgctgataaacctgatcaaagggaatctgcttccctctgctctcatctggatcacctcccgaccagcagcagctgatcaaatcccctctgagtgtgtccatcgagtcacagaggtacgagggttcaatgacccacagaaggaggagtacttcaggaagagaatcagtgatcagagcctggccaataacatcgtcacacacctgaagtcattaagaagcctctacatcatgtgccacatcccagtcttctgctgcatttcagccactgttctagagagaatgttgggtgaagcagagagtggagagatccccaaaactctgactcaaatgtacacacacttcctcatcatTCAGACAAACATCATAAGAGAAAAGTACTCAAAGAAGcaggagagtgatgaagaaaTGCTTCTTAAACTGGGACAGCTGGCTTTTCAGCAACTGAAGAAAGggaacctgatcttctatgaggaagacctgagagcgtgtggcattgatgtgagagaagcagcagtgtactcaggtgtgtgtacgcagatcttcagagaggagtttgggcttcaccagagtaaagtgTACTGCTTTGTTCATCTGAGCATTCAGGAGCACCTCGCAGCTCTGTATGTGCACCTGACATTCATGATGGAAAAGAGAAATGCTCTTAGTCAGTATCAGTTCTTTGAAAGAGGAATGAGAAACAATACAATCTCAGATGTACACAAGAGTGCTATAGATCAGACCTTAGAAAGTCAGACTGGACATCTAGATCTTTTCCTTCGCtttcttctgggtctctcactgaaGTCCAATCAGAATCTATTAAAGGCCTTAGTAACACAGACAGGAAGTAGCTCCCAGAGCATAGAGGAAACAGATCAGTACATTATCAAGAAGATCAGTGAAGATCTTCCTACAgaaaaatccatcaatctgttccactgtctgaatgaactgggtGATGATTCTCTAGTGGAGGAAATCCAACACTAcctgaaatctggaaaacaaagtgaactctcttcttcacagtggtctgctctggtgtttgtgttactgacatCAGCACAGGAGCTGGAAGAGTTTGACCTGAGTAAATATTACAGTACAGATAAGATACCAGTAACTGTTCTTCTGAAGCTGATCCCTGTGATTGCAGCCTCTAGAAAAGCAAT TATCAGGTGTGATTCACTTGAAGTGAAAAGTTGGTCAGGTCTGGTCTCAGCACTCAGCTCAGAAACCTCCAATCTGAGAGAACTGCATCTGTCAGTGAAAACACTGAATCTGTCCTGGAataaactaggagactcaggactGAAGAGTCTCTGTGCTGTACTGGAGGATCCTCACTGTAAagtggagatactgag gttACGTAattgtggtgtctcagatgaaggctgtgctgctctgacttcagctctgagatcaaacccctcacacctgagagaactggatctgtgctgtaataatgtaggagactcaggagtgaagtgtctttctgctgtactggagaatcctcactgtaaactggaggcACTggg Ataa